The genomic window GTTACCGCTGGAAATGTGCTGGGTGAAAAAGAAAAATGTCTTGAATCCGGAATGAATGACTTCCTTCCCAAACCGATACGGCAGGCAGACCTTTCTGAAGTACTTAAAAAATACATTGGTATGTAGGATTTAAAAAAGATGATATACATTTAAAACCTATAATGATTTGAAAAAGTTCTTAAGAATATTTGATTCTCATTAATCAACTATTCCCGCAGAAAAAGCATCGAATATCCTACAATAGCTTTATAATAAAAAGCAGTGGCAATTTATATAAGCCCTCAACAATTAAATGTTGAGGGCTTTTCTATTAACTAATAGGTGTAGTTATTTTACTACACCAACTTCCATTTTCCACTACAGAGAAACTTTTACCGCCGCCGTAGATTTGTAATGTTCAAAAGAGAACAATTAAATAAGTCTAAAAAATAAAAAAATACGATCATGACAAAACAAATCGCCATCGCAGCCTTAACCATCGGAGCTTTCATCTTAGGAACCAACAATGCCCAGGCTCAAAATACGACAGCCACCACAACGGTTAACATCACCCTGAACGATGTTATCTCCATCGATGCGGGAAGTACGGCCATCGGTAATACGGTTGACTTCAACTATGCTACTGCAGCAGATTATAACTCCGATCAGACGGTTACTAAAGCCAACTCTTTGAAAGTGACTTCAACAAAGAACTTTAATGTAAAAGTAAAAGCAGGAGGTGCTAATTTCATGAACGGAACCAACGTGATCCCTGTGAATGTTTTAACAATAAAACCTTCTACCGCTGCAGGAACCATGGGCGGAACAAAAAGCGCTGTCGTTTTATCGGCGACGGATCAGACGTTGGTAGCGAACGCTCCATTTGGAAGTTCATTAACCCTGAACCTGGATTATACGATTCCAGCCGCAAAATCATCATCTTCTGATATCTTAGGAAAACCGGCAGGGACGTATACTCAAACAGTTACCTACACTGCAACAGCTTTATAATAGAAATAGTATTTACATTATAAAAATAATTTTTGCCGCTTTAGCTCTTGCAGAATTTATTGAATGCTCAACACAAAGTAACGCTAAATATTAGATCATTTAGGAACAGCAACATTTGTTACCAATTCTCACGGGGATGCAACGCAATTTTTCCTA from Chryseobacterium sp. SORGH_AS_0447 includes these protein-coding regions:
- a CDS encoding peptidoglycan-binding protein LysM gives rise to the protein MTKQIAIAALTIGAFILGTNNAQAQNTTATTTVNITLNDVISIDAGSTAIGNTVDFNYATAADYNSDQTVTKANSLKVTSTKNFNVKVKAGGANFMNGTNVIPVNVLTIKPSTAAGTMGGTKSAVVLSATDQTLVANAPFGSSLTLNLDYTIPAAKSSSSDILGKPAGTYTQTVTYTATAL